A portion of the Emcibacter nanhaiensis genome contains these proteins:
- a CDS encoding sensor histidine kinase, whose product MKSLRDRLTLNVLITSILFFVFMIAFNIYFFNRFGENFVKARLEHDMEALLTALEVNPETGDLTLDDRAVNPIFKQPYSGHYFRIDAGVQTFLSRSLWDYQMQPHHHELGTLDVHHIPGPQGQSLLLLEGSYRIEGKDVLISVTEDYSPISDNLTMLGLLITSLGAGIIIVLSFMQRWMVVRGLSPLTEARQELSNLEKGKAPLLKEEVPEEIKPLVQEINQLLVLADNRIKRSATAIGNLAHSLKTPLSLLEQMLSSADNSLDESRRKDMKKALEDIRFYLDSELRKARIIGTPTRGQKISVFQYVSPLVETLKKVYFTRGLKFDIHLQHYAVFTGDSHDLMELVGNLMDNACKWAEKTVRLHIRQPEDDVLVIEVSDDGPGGTPEVFSMLEKRGIRRDESGDGHGLGLSIVREIVDLYGAEIEFSRSPDLGGLRVRIIFS is encoded by the coding sequence ATGAAGAGTCTCCGGGACCGCCTGACCCTCAATGTACTGATCACCTCGATCCTGTTTTTCGTCTTCATGATCGCTTTCAATATCTATTTTTTCAACCGGTTCGGAGAGAATTTTGTCAAAGCCCGTCTCGAACATGATATGGAGGCGCTGCTGACGGCACTGGAAGTTAATCCGGAAACTGGTGACCTCACCCTGGATGACCGTGCTGTCAATCCCATATTCAAACAACCCTATTCCGGCCATTATTTTCGCATCGATGCCGGCGTCCAGACCTTTCTGTCCCGTTCGCTGTGGGACTATCAGATGCAGCCTCACCATCATGAGCTTGGCACCCTGGATGTGCACCATATTCCCGGCCCCCAGGGGCAGTCGCTGCTGCTTCTGGAGGGAAGTTACCGGATTGAAGGAAAAGATGTCCTGATTTCGGTGACGGAAGATTATTCCCCCATCAGTGACAACCTCACCATGCTTGGCCTGTTGATTACGTCGCTCGGCGCGGGAATCATCATTGTGCTCAGTTTTATGCAGCGCTGGATGGTGGTTCGCGGGCTCAGCCCGCTGACGGAAGCCCGCCAGGAACTGAGTAATCTGGAAAAAGGCAAAGCTCCCCTGCTGAAAGAGGAGGTGCCGGAGGAAATCAAGCCGCTGGTTCAGGAAATCAATCAGCTTCTCGTGCTGGCGGACAACCGCATCAAGCGGTCCGCGACGGCCATCGGCAATCTGGCCCATAGCCTGAAAACGCCGCTTTCGCTGCTTGAGCAGATGCTCAGCAGTGCGGACAACAGCCTCGATGAGTCCAGACGGAAGGATATGAAAAAGGCCCTGGAGGATATTCGTTTTTACCTGGACAGCGAACTCAGGAAAGCCCGCATCATCGGCACGCCGACCCGGGGACAGAAAATATCTGTGTTCCAGTATGTGTCGCCGTTGGTTGAAACCCTGAAAAAGGTATATTTCACCAGAGGCCTCAAGTTTGATATCCACCTGCAACATTATGCGGTTTTTACCGGCGACAGCCATGACCTGATGGAGCTGGTGGGCAACCTGATGGACAATGCCTGCAAATGGGCGGAGAAAACAGTCAGGCTTCACATCCGGCAACCGGAAGACGATGTCCTGGTGATTGAGGTCAGCGACGACGGTCCGGGTGGAACGCCGGAAGTTTTCTCGATGCTGGAGAAGCGGGGTATCCGGCGCGATGAATCCGGTGACGGCCACGGGCTCGGCCTCTCCATTGTGCGGGAGATTGTCGACCTTTATGGCGCAGAAATCGAATTTTCCCGCTCGCCGGATCTTGGCGGTCTGAGGGTCAGGATAATATTTTCCTGA
- a CDS encoding AraC family transcriptional regulator — MEILNNILSSSSSSLPFYGPPEQGGQGVETVRSFFHSYIPCLTIDTLQPQKQFTWRVDRAATDSVGTWRSRYSHDCAARMECEEDMLFILFPLVGAVELVSGGRETAVATPGKASLISVKNVEEVRLYSKEAYAHVSLQFNAGMVSRTLNSMFGQGSLSQLALEPNVDLSLPAGQTLKSLAETIVSGMYGAGVVRKSAQMSELLADSMLRLIFENVPHRLSGKLENNAAGIAPRHVKAAMDFMQANLHSPLSVSDIAQQVGVSVRSLQEGFRRFMDITPTSYLCQIRLEAVHAELSSAENRLPIYEVATKWGFSHLGRFSALYRKTYGRLPSETISQAHRSA, encoded by the coding sequence ATGGAAATTTTGAACAATATTTTGTCTAGCTCCAGCAGCTCCTTACCCTTCTATGGGCCACCTGAGCAGGGCGGGCAGGGAGTAGAGACTGTTCGATCTTTTTTTCATTCTTATATTCCCTGTTTGACGATAGACACATTGCAGCCACAAAAGCAGTTCACCTGGCGGGTTGACCGGGCTGCGACCGATAGCGTCGGTACCTGGAGATCGCGCTACAGCCATGATTGCGCTGCGCGGATGGAATGTGAGGAAGATATGCTTTTCATACTCTTTCCTCTGGTTGGGGCTGTTGAACTGGTTTCCGGGGGGCGTGAAACTGCTGTCGCAACACCGGGAAAAGCGTCTCTGATTTCAGTGAAGAACGTGGAGGAAGTCAGACTATATAGCAAAGAGGCTTACGCCCATGTGTCGCTCCAGTTTAATGCCGGCATGGTTTCCCGGACGCTGAATTCGATGTTTGGTCAGGGCTCGTTGAGCCAACTTGCCCTTGAGCCCAACGTCGATCTGTCTTTGCCTGCCGGACAAACCCTCAAGTCGCTGGCTGAAACAATTGTATCAGGCATGTACGGAGCCGGCGTGGTCAGGAAGTCGGCCCAGATGAGTGAGCTACTGGCGGACTCGATGTTACGCTTGATATTCGAGAATGTTCCTCACAGACTTAGCGGCAAATTGGAAAACAATGCCGCCGGCATTGCGCCGCGTCATGTGAAGGCAGCAATGGACTTTATGCAAGCCAATCTGCACTCCCCGCTGAGCGTTAGCGATATTGCGCAGCAGGTTGGCGTGAGCGTACGGTCATTGCAGGAGGGCTTTCGCAGGTTTATGGACATAACGCCAACAAGTTACCTGTGTCAGATCAGGCTGGAAGCGGTTCATGCGGAATTGTCGTCGGCTGAAAACAGGCTTCCAATTTACGAAGTTGCAACGAAATGGGGGTTTTCCCATCTCGGTCGGTTTTCCGCTCTTTATCGCAAGACATACGGCCGGCTTCCGTCGGAGACTATCAGTCAGGCCCACCGCTCTGCTTGA
- a CDS encoding protein-glutamate methylesterase/protein-glutamine glutaminase, which yields MANSSFHSAKNRKIRVLIVDDSATVRQCLSEIIASDPNLEVMATASDPYVAAERIRKEIPDVMFLDIQMPRMDGLTFLRKIMAQRPIPVVICSTLTEEGSAAFLQALEAGAVDVITKPRVDTAHALSESRTMICDVAHAAAQARLPRHRRALEPVKVEPKLTADAILPSSRFRRTATAVSNQIVCIGASTGGTEALRVILTALPANCPGIVVVQHMPEKFTAAFAKRLDGICAVRVKEAETGDLILPGQVLIAPGNQHMLIERVGGNFRSVIKGGPQVSRHRPSVDVLFRSAAQQAGPNALGILLTGMGDDGANGLLEMKTAGAQTVAQDEESCVVFGMPKEAIERGAADRVVGLDRIAHVIMGAAVGQSGCAS from the coding sequence ATGGCAAATAGTTCTTTCCATTCCGCAAAAAACAGGAAAATCCGGGTGCTGATCGTGGACGATTCAGCGACCGTGCGTCAATGCCTCAGCGAGATTATTGCCAGCGACCCCAATCTGGAGGTCATGGCAACCGCGTCGGACCCTTATGTGGCAGCGGAGCGTATCCGGAAAGAAATTCCTGACGTTATGTTCCTCGATATTCAGATGCCGCGCATGGACGGCCTGACGTTTTTGCGCAAGATCATGGCGCAACGGCCCATTCCTGTTGTGATCTGTTCGACATTGACTGAAGAGGGGTCAGCAGCCTTTCTGCAGGCTCTGGAAGCCGGGGCGGTTGATGTCATTACCAAGCCCCGTGTCGATACGGCTCATGCCCTGAGTGAAAGCCGGACCATGATTTGTGATGTGGCGCATGCTGCTGCTCAGGCGCGACTGCCGCGACACCGACGGGCGCTGGAACCGGTCAAGGTTGAGCCCAAGCTGACTGCCGACGCCATTCTGCCGTCCAGCCGCTTTCGCCGGACAGCAACAGCCGTTAGCAATCAGATTGTCTGTATCGGCGCGTCCACAGGCGGAACCGAAGCCCTGCGCGTCATTCTGACGGCGCTGCCCGCCAACTGTCCGGGCATCGTTGTCGTCCAGCATATGCCCGAGAAATTCACTGCAGCGTTTGCCAAACGTCTCGACGGCATATGCGCCGTAAGGGTCAAGGAAGCCGAGACCGGGGATTTAATCCTGCCCGGACAAGTGCTGATCGCCCCCGGCAACCAGCACATGCTTATCGAACGAGTGGGGGGGAATTTCCGGTCTGTCATCAAGGGAGGACCGCAAGTTTCGAGACACCGTCCTTCTGTTGATGTGCTTTTCCGCTCTGCCGCACAACAGGCCGGGCCCAATGCGTTGGGCATTCTCCTGACCGGGATGGGAGATGATGGTGCCAATGGTCTTCTGGAGATGAAAACGGCCGGTGCACAGACGGTGGCTCAGGATGAAGAAAGCTGCGTCGTTTTCGGTATGCCTAAGGAAGCGATCGAGCGGGGGGCGGCCGATAGAGTTGTCGGACTCGACCGGATTGCCCATGTGATTATGGGAGCCGCCGTCGGGCAGTCAGGATGCGCGTCATGA
- a CDS encoding TolC family protein — protein sequence MQLNLKLIGAAFWFLLLMGPGAAFAEEHEGEHVKLVPDQALSLGEVIDRAAELAPDRFMVDARNKTGKAYGRKASSFFAGAPEISVHHQNDFLISDQGLREWEGRLDLPIWMPGEKRAWKDRARAAGSEADAFRNQLVWAVAGEVRDLVWQVKLAEASLDESRAALETAEKLLDDVEKRIRAGDLPKNTVLLARQELAGRRIAIKGAERDYVDSAMMYKTYTGLDRIPTNIAEQRQEVEDDYAVPPVIYARRQMDYYQAEYDSERASWSSSPTITVGVKRERGGYDDRSIDSVSFGLTVPLGSATHSAPRRAEAAEKLANAERELAMAMREQKLALHEAEHELEVCLIQQEITDEHFRMASENLRLAERAFELGESDLMDLLRVREQYFQSSGVHSRQKLQCSLGVARYNQTKGILPQ from the coding sequence ATGCAGTTGAATCTGAAACTTATTGGCGCGGCTTTCTGGTTTCTGCTTCTTATGGGGCCGGGTGCGGCTTTTGCTGAAGAGCATGAAGGCGAGCATGTCAAACTGGTCCCGGACCAGGCCCTTTCACTGGGTGAGGTAATTGACCGGGCTGCAGAGCTGGCCCCGGATCGTTTTATGGTCGACGCCCGGAACAAGACCGGCAAGGCCTATGGTCGCAAGGCGTCGAGCTTCTTTGCCGGCGCCCCCGAAATATCCGTGCATCACCAGAATGATTTCCTGATCTCGGACCAGGGGCTTCGGGAATGGGAGGGCCGGCTGGATCTTCCCATCTGGATGCCGGGGGAAAAACGGGCCTGGAAAGACCGGGCCCGGGCGGCAGGGTCTGAGGCGGATGCCTTTCGCAACCAGCTGGTCTGGGCTGTCGCCGGCGAAGTCCGCGACCTGGTCTGGCAGGTGAAGCTTGCCGAAGCCTCGCTTGACGAGAGCCGGGCAGCACTGGAGACAGCGGAAAAGCTTCTGGACGATGTGGAAAAACGCATCAGGGCCGGCGACCTTCCCAAGAACACTGTTCTCCTCGCCCGCCAGGAACTGGCCGGCCGCCGCATCGCCATCAAGGGTGCGGAACGGGACTATGTGGACAGTGCCATGATGTACAAGACTTATACCGGCCTCGACCGGATCCCAACCAATATTGCCGAACAGAGACAGGAAGTCGAGGATGACTATGCCGTCCCGCCGGTGATCTATGCCCGGCGACAGATGGACTATTACCAGGCGGAATATGACAGCGAGCGGGCAAGCTGGTCCAGTTCACCCACCATTACCGTGGGCGTGAAACGGGAGCGCGGCGGTTATGACGACCGTTCCATCGATTCCGTCAGCTTCGGGCTGACGGTCCCCCTGGGGAGTGCGACTCATTCGGCCCCGCGCCGGGCCGAGGCAGCTGAGAAGCTGGCCAACGCCGAGCGTGAACTGGCCATGGCCATGCGGGAACAAAAACTTGCCCTGCATGAAGCGGAACATGAACTGGAAGTGTGCCTGATCCAACAGGAGATCACTGACGAACATTTCCGCATGGCTTCCGAAAACCTGCGTCTTGCCGAGCGGGCCTTCGAGCTTGGCGAGAGCGACCTCATGGACCTGCTCAGGGTCCGGGAACAATATTTTCAGTCCTCCGGTGTTCACAGCCGACAGAAACTGCAATGCAGTCTCGGCGTGGCCCGCTATAATCAGACCAAGGGGATTCTTCCGCAATGA
- a CDS encoding PepSY domain-containing protein — MNRMIRKCFSLTGLWLVLSLAPLGVSGAVYALSEPEELYRSHHLSPEQLIKLQQEGDILSLEEIIRLLKRSGDDRLLEVELLERKGYLFYKVEILEKSGIVKKYMLDARTGQPVTRHDQGE, encoded by the coding sequence TTGAACAGAATGATTAGAAAATGCTTTTCCCTGACCGGCCTGTGGCTGGTGCTGTCACTGGCGCCCTTGGGGGTGAGCGGTGCCGTATATGCCTTGTCAGAACCGGAAGAATTATACCGGTCCCATCACCTCAGTCCGGAACAACTGATTAAACTCCAGCAGGAGGGGGACATCCTCAGCCTGGAGGAAATCATCAGATTATTGAAGCGCAGTGGAGACGACCGGTTGCTTGAAGTGGAACTTCTGGAACGAAAAGGCTATCTTTTCTATAAGGTAGAGATTCTCGAAAAGTCGGGAATTGTCAAAAAATACATGCTGGATGCCCGAACCGGACAACCGGTCACCCGACATGATCAGGGAGAATGA
- a CDS encoding response regulator transcription factor: MRLLLVEDDPKLGPQLQKDLQNRGYAVDLTASGEEAEFMGAEVPYGIIILDLGLPDRSGIEVLKAWRRENMTVPVLILTARDSWQEKVEGFQAGADDYLAKPFHFEELVERLGALIRRASGLASRTLEAEGFVLDQDNQAVVLADGSSHVLTGTEYRLLHYLMLNPGKILSKTTLTEHVYEFDADKDSNVIEVYIRRLRRILPDGLIRTLRGQGYIFGGGGR, encoded by the coding sequence ATGCGTCTGCTGCTGGTGGAAGATGATCCGAAACTAGGTCCGCAACTGCAGAAGGATCTGCAGAACCGCGGCTATGCGGTGGACCTGACGGCGTCGGGCGAAGAGGCTGAATTTATGGGGGCAGAGGTTCCCTACGGCATCATTATCCTGGATCTGGGTCTGCCTGACAGGTCGGGTATCGAGGTTTTGAAAGCCTGGCGCCGGGAAAATATGACGGTGCCGGTTCTGATCCTGACCGCCCGGGACAGCTGGCAGGAAAAGGTCGAGGGGTTTCAGGCCGGGGCCGATGATTATCTGGCCAAACCTTTTCATTTCGAGGAACTTGTGGAGCGGCTCGGGGCGCTGATCCGCCGGGCCAGCGGTCTCGCGTCGCGGACGCTGGAGGCCGAGGGTTTTGTGCTGGACCAGGACAATCAGGCGGTGGTCCTGGCGGATGGAAGTTCCCATGTCCTGACCGGGACCGAATATCGGCTGCTGCATTATCTGATGCTGAACCCGGGTAAGATATTGTCCAAAACCACTCTGACGGAACATGTCTATGAGTTCGATGCCGACAAGGACAGCAATGTGATCGAGGTCTATATCCGCCGGTTGCGGCGCATTCTGCCTGACGGGCTGATCCGCACCCTGAGAGGGCAGGGCTATATTTTCGGGGGAGGAGGCAGATGA
- a CDS encoding DUF3240 family protein, with amino-acid sequence MSLCLLTVITPVTLEDTFVDWLMDHSQIDGFTSIPVSGHGASESRMTLAERVSARSRRVMFQLHLEQAAAEQVLADIKSGFAGTDLHYVLSPILEAGHLEQND; translated from the coding sequence ATGTCTCTTTGCCTTCTGACTGTCATCACACCCGTAACGCTTGAGGATACATTTGTCGACTGGCTCATGGACCACTCACAAATTGACGGTTTTACCAGCATACCGGTCTCGGGCCACGGCGCGTCAGAAAGCCGGATGACACTGGCGGAAAGGGTTTCGGCCCGGTCGCGTCGGGTCATGTTCCAGCTCCATCTCGAGCAGGCGGCGGCGGAGCAGGTGCTTGCCGACATTAAGAGCGGCTTTGCAGGCACCGACCTGCATTACGTGCTGTCCCCGATACTGGAGGCGGGTCATCTTGAACAGAATGATTAG
- a CDS encoding efflux RND transporter periplasmic adaptor subunit, whose amino-acid sequence MIRLLSIATVAAALAYNPVMAEETISLDHARLKPLGIETATPEPVDTTWSIAWPAKVVIPNNRIEIVTSLYPGLVKALHVAEGDRVAAGDKLADIASPAFLEAQQDYLDALAALEMERKNFARDKMLLEEGIISEKRFQAARVSLSQAENGYARQKQALLFAGMDAARVAELDRTRRISPTLELRTSLDGTVLEQMVRTGEPVDEATALYSIGRTDVLWLEIHVPVSRMGRVSTGARARLEDTDVEGKVISIGRMIHDEDQGVLVRASVTEKTDRLLPGQFVTVKLEQKFSNGNGYRVPRQAIFRDAEGAYLFRQISGGFALLPVDIIAEEQDAVVIRADIAKGDRVAVSGISVLKGIWQGLGSDE is encoded by the coding sequence ATGATCAGACTGTTGAGTATCGCCACCGTTGCCGCAGCACTGGCTTACAATCCTGTAATGGCCGAGGAGACTATCTCACTCGATCATGCGCGATTGAAACCGCTCGGTATTGAAACCGCAACACCCGAACCGGTCGACACCACCTGGAGTATAGCCTGGCCGGCAAAAGTGGTCATTCCCAATAACCGCATTGAAATCGTCACTTCGCTTTATCCGGGGCTGGTCAAGGCCCTGCATGTGGCAGAAGGCGACCGGGTAGCAGCCGGCGATAAGCTGGCAGATATTGCGAGCCCCGCTTTCCTCGAGGCCCAACAGGATTATCTGGATGCCCTGGCGGCGCTGGAGATGGAGCGTAAAAATTTCGCCCGGGACAAGATGCTGCTTGAGGAAGGCATTATTTCTGAAAAACGCTTTCAGGCGGCCAGGGTTTCCCTGAGCCAGGCGGAAAACGGTTATGCCCGGCAAAAGCAGGCGCTGCTGTTCGCCGGCATGGATGCCGCCCGGGTGGCAGAACTGGACCGGACGCGCCGGATTAGTCCGACACTGGAGCTCAGGACCTCGCTTGACGGGACCGTACTTGAACAGATGGTGCGCACGGGCGAGCCTGTTGACGAGGCGACCGCTCTTTACAGTATCGGCCGCACCGATGTGCTGTGGCTGGAAATTCATGTCCCCGTCAGCCGTATGGGGCGGGTCAGTACGGGTGCCCGGGCGCGGCTTGAGGACACGGATGTGGAGGGCAAGGTGATTTCCATCGGCCGAATGATCCATGACGAGGACCAGGGTGTGCTGGTCAGGGCCTCTGTCACGGAAAAGACGGACAGATTGCTTCCCGGCCAGTTTGTGACCGTCAAGCTGGAACAGAAATTTTCCAACGGCAATGGCTACCGGGTGCCGCGGCAGGCGATTTTCCGGGATGCTGAGGGGGCCTATCTGTTTCGCCAGATCAGTGGCGGCTTTGCCCTGCTGCCGGTCGACATCATAGCCGAAGAGCAGGATGCTGTGGTGATCCGGGCGGATATTGCCAAGGGTGATCGCGTGGCTGTCAGCGGCATCAGCGTGCTTAAGGGGATCTGGCAGGGTCTGGGGAGCGACGAATAA
- a CDS encoding efflux RND transporter permease subunit encodes MLKKLIQFSLTQRLMILLVSLLLVGGGWSAFRATPIDAFPDVSTTQVKIILKAPGMTPEEVESRITAPVEVEMLGLPNQSILRSITKYALTDITIDFEEGTDIYWARQQVSERLGAIMEDLPDGVSGGIAPMTTPLGEMFMFSIEGDGMSLMEKRSLLDWVIRPALRTVPGVADVNALGGLVRSFEVVPDNKALSAHRIPLSDLIDALERNNRNDGAGRLDEGEEVLLVRTGGSINTLEDVENIVVKAHATEPIRVRDLATVQLGAITRYGGVTANGTGETVEGLVLGLRGANAQDVVEGARERLAAIEPSLPEGVSLNIFYDRGKLIDKAITSVSKALMEAIVLVLILLVVFLGDLRAALTVALILPLAALATFILMNRFGMSANLMSLGGLAIAIGMLVDAAVVVVENIVTHLSHKKDGRQPRLHIIYRAVSEVSLPMASGIFIIIIVFLPLLSLQGLEGKLFVPVALTIVSALSASLILSLTVIPVIASFLSFKTEHEETWLVRKLQKGYKPLLAWALENTKSVAVISAALLLAAAVTYTQVGKTFMPVMDEGDIILQAEKLPSISLEQSLEIDVLTQRKLMAEVPEVIGYVSRAGSDELGLDPMGLNETDGFLVLKPREEWSVDSKDELIEKIQEVIKDIPGVGFNFTQPIDMRVSEMLTGVRGDIAIKIFGEDQDQLNRIGEQIVGLMNGIDGAGNIYKPANDGAQYLQLTVDRLAAGRLGLNVDDLTRALRAQVEGITIGTVYEGARRTPLLVRGAADLRDNPARFSNLTLPLPDGRNIPLTQVAKIERIEGPVSIKREKGSRMVVVIGNVKGRDLVGFVDEAKQLVAERLSLPSGYYLEWGGQFENQQRASKRLALVVPVALGLIFLLLFSTFRSVRQALLVLSNIPFAVTGGIIALWLSGEYLSVPASVGFIALLGIAVLNGVVMVTYFNQLKEMGRSMHEIITEGASRRLRPVLMTASIAAFGLVPLLLATGPGSEIQRPLAIVVIGGLFTSTLLTLVLLPILYRRFAFAETKGV; translated from the coding sequence ATGCTGAAAAAGCTGATACAGTTTTCCCTGACCCAGCGCCTGATGATTTTGCTGGTCAGTTTGTTGCTGGTCGGTGGCGGCTGGTCGGCGTTCCGGGCCACGCCCATTGACGCCTTTCCGGATGTCTCCACCACCCAGGTCAAGATCATCCTCAAAGCCCCGGGCATGACACCCGAGGAAGTGGAATCCCGCATTACCGCCCCGGTGGAGGTGGAAATGCTGGGACTGCCCAACCAGAGCATTCTGCGCTCGATCACCAAATATGCCCTGACCGACATTACCATCGATTTTGAGGAAGGGACCGATATTTACTGGGCCCGGCAGCAGGTGTCCGAACGCCTTGGCGCCATTATGGAGGACCTGCCCGACGGGGTGAGCGGCGGTATCGCGCCCATGACCACGCCGCTGGGCGAAATGTTCATGTTCAGCATTGAAGGTGACGGCATGAGCCTGATGGAAAAACGCTCCCTGCTGGACTGGGTGATCCGCCCGGCGCTGCGGACAGTACCCGGGGTGGCCGACGTCAATGCCCTTGGCGGTCTGGTGCGCAGTTTCGAGGTGGTGCCGGACAACAAGGCACTGTCGGCCCATCGTATTCCCCTGTCCGACCTGATTGACGCGCTGGAGCGCAACAATCGCAACGACGGCGCAGGGCGTCTGGACGAAGGGGAAGAAGTGCTTCTCGTCCGGACCGGCGGCAGCATCAACACCCTGGAAGATGTGGAAAATATCGTGGTCAAGGCTCATGCCACCGAACCGATCCGGGTGCGGGATCTGGCGACGGTCCAATTGGGCGCCATAACCCGTTACGGCGGCGTCACCGCCAACGGCACGGGAGAAACTGTGGAAGGGCTGGTGCTGGGTCTGAGGGGCGCCAATGCCCAGGATGTGGTGGAAGGGGCGCGGGAGCGGCTTGCCGCCATCGAACCGAGCCTGCCGGAAGGCGTGAGCCTCAATATCTTTTACGATCGCGGCAAGCTGATCGACAAGGCCATCACCTCCGTCTCCAAGGCGCTGATGGAAGCCATCGTTCTGGTGCTGATCCTGCTGGTGGTGTTTCTGGGGGATCTGAGGGCAGCACTTACCGTGGCCCTGATCCTGCCACTGGCGGCACTGGCGACCTTTATCCTGATGAACCGGTTCGGCATGTCGGCCAACCTGATGAGCCTCGGCGGACTGGCCATTGCCATCGGCATGCTGGTGGATGCGGCCGTGGTGGTGGTGGAGAATATCGTGACCCACCTGAGCCATAAAAAGGATGGTCGGCAGCCGCGCCTGCATATCATTTACCGGGCGGTGAGCGAAGTCTCCCTGCCGATGGCGTCGGGGATTTTCATCATTATCATTGTGTTCCTGCCGCTGTTGTCCCTGCAGGGACTGGAAGGGAAACTGTTCGTACCGGTGGCGCTGACCATTGTCTCCGCCCTGTCGGCTTCCCTGATCCTGTCTCTGACGGTGATTCCGGTGATTGCCTCCTTCCTGTCCTTCAAGACGGAGCATGAGGAAACCTGGCTGGTGCGCAAGCTGCAGAAAGGCTACAAGCCTCTGCTGGCCTGGGCGCTGGAAAATACCAAATCTGTTGCCGTCATCTCGGCGGCGCTGCTGCTTGCCGCGGCAGTGACCTATACCCAGGTCGGCAAGACCTTCATGCCGGTGATGGACGAGGGCGATATCATCCTGCAGGCGGAAAAACTGCCCTCGATCTCCCTTGAGCAATCGCTGGAAATTGACGTCCTGACGCAAAGGAAACTGATGGCGGAAGTGCCGGAAGTGATCGGCTATGTCTCCCGCGCCGGCTCGGATGAACTCGGTCTTGATCCGATGGGATTGAACGAAACAGACGGCTTTCTGGTCCTCAAGCCGCGGGAGGAATGGAGTGTCGACAGCAAGGATGAGCTGATTGAAAAGATCCAGGAAGTGATCAAGGACATTCCCGGCGTCGGCTTCAACTTTACCCAGCCGATTGACATGCGGGTGTCGGAAATGCTGACCGGGGTGCGCGGCGATATTGCCATCAAGATCTTCGGCGAGGACCAGGACCAGCTCAACCGGATCGGCGAACAGATTGTGGGCCTGATGAACGGCATCGACGGCGCCGGCAATATTTACAAGCCGGCCAATGACGGCGCCCAGTATCTGCAACTGACCGTCGACCGGCTGGCGGCAGGACGGCTGGGGCTTAATGTGGATGACCTGACCCGGGCGCTCCGGGCCCAGGTCGAGGGCATCACCATCGGCACGGTCTACGAAGGCGCCCGGCGTACACCGTTGCTGGTGCGCGGGGCCGCTGATCTGCGCGACAATCCGGCCCGCTTCAGCAACCTGACTTTGCCATTGCCCGACGGCCGCAACATCCCGCTCACCCAGGTGGCAAAGATCGAGCGTATCGAAGGACCGGTATCGATCAAGCGCGAAAAGGGCTCCCGTATGGTGGTGGTGATCGGCAATGTGAAGGGCCGCGACCTGGTTGGCTTTGTTGACGAGGCCAAACAGCTTGTGGCGGAAAGACTGTCACTGCCGAGCGGCTATTATCTGGAATGGGGCGGGCAGTTTGAAAACCAGCAGCGCGCCTCCAAGCGACTGGCGCTGGTGGTGCCGGTGGCGCTCGGCCTGATCTTCCTGCTGCTGTTTTCCACCTTCCGCTCGGTGCGCCAGGCCTTGCTGGTGCTCAGCAATATTCCCTTTGCCGTGACCGGCGGCATTATCGCCCTGTGGCTCAGTGGTGAATATCTGTCGGTGCCGGCGTCGGTGGGCTTTATCGCCCTGCTGGGGATTGCGGTGCTCAACGGGGTGGTGATGGTGACTTATTTCAATCAGCTTAAGGAGATGGGCCGGAGCATGCATGAGATCATCACCGAGGGCGCCAGCCGCCGTCTGCGTCCCGTGTTGATGACGGCCAGTATTGCCGCTTTCGGGCTGGTGCCGCTCTTGCTGGCTACCGGCCCCGGTTCGGAAATCCAGCGCCCGCTGGCGATAGTGGTGATCGGCGGGCTGTTTACTTCAACCCTGCTGACGCTGGTGCTGTTGCCGATCCTTTATCGTCGATTTGCCTTTGCCGAAACCAAGGGAGTCTAA